One window of Nitrosophilus labii genomic DNA carries:
- a CDS encoding type IV secretion system DNA-binding domain-containing protein, with protein MAKLLFPKKALKQHILFLGGTGTGKTQGMMQLFDNVIESKKLIVDIKGDYTSVYFNRDKDYIFCPFDKRSIGWNIFNDIETYHDITAIACALVPENPKAKDPYWDNAARNIVEAVLLYLFKTKKEPKNKDLWNTITNFEKIARIKKEDKECAALLDFYINEEDQKHTREILETIIAKTTVRSLQYLSTIDGDFSFKKWLKDFSLKNNLFLLADPKIINAVLPLYRIGIEIVASELLSMEDDNLREVYFWLDEFPKLQKLEKVIDLITLARSKGGRIIYSVQEFQHLEDIYGKEIARTILGNTNTILVYRTTNAEFLEKMLGQQEVLEYSESRSMGSADMADRITASKQKKTKPLVLASEIQRLANLEFYIKSIAPDITKAKLKYIHREPKEPKFISNIEKIQKKYTELSDNITTDEIPKFLDELDSI; from the coding sequence ATGGCAAAACTTTTATTTCCAAAAAAAGCGCTAAAACAGCATATTTTATTTCTCGGCGGCACAGGTACAGGTAAAACTCAAGGGATGATGCAACTGTTTGACAACGTTATCGAATCAAAAAAGCTGATCGTAGATATCAAAGGAGACTATACCTCCGTATATTTTAATAGGGATAAAGATTATATTTTCTGTCCATTTGACAAACGTAGCATCGGATGGAATATTTTTAACGATATTGAAACCTATCACGATATTACGGCCATTGCTTGCGCACTTGTTCCCGAAAATCCAAAAGCAAAAGATCCTTACTGGGATAATGCGGCTCGTAATATTGTCGAGGCAGTTTTATTATATCTTTTCAAAACGAAAAAAGAACCTAAAAACAAAGATTTATGGAATACAATTACAAATTTTGAAAAAATTGCAAGAATAAAAAAAGAAGATAAAGAGTGCGCGGCGCTTCTTGATTTTTATATAAACGAAGAGGACCAGAAACATACACGAGAAATCCTTGAAACCATAATAGCAAAAACAACTGTTAGATCTCTTCAGTATCTTAGTACAATAGACGGAGATTTTAGCTTTAAAAAATGGCTAAAAGACTTCTCCCTCAAAAACAACCTCTTTTTACTCGCTGATCCGAAAATCATCAATGCGGTTTTGCCTCTTTATCGAATAGGCATCGAAATTGTCGCTTCAGAACTTCTTTCGATGGAAGATGATAATTTAAGAGAAGTATATTTTTGGCTAGATGAGTTTCCAAAGCTTCAAAAACTTGAAAAAGTGATTGACCTGATTACACTAGCCAGATCTAAAGGTGGGAGAATCATTTACAGTGTACAGGAATTTCAACATCTTGAAGATATTTATGGGAAAGAGATTGCAAGAACTATTCTTGGCAATACAAACACAATACTTGTTTACAGAACTACAAATGCGGAATTTCTTGAAAAAATGCTTGGACAACAGGAAGTTCTTGAATATAGCGAAAGCAGATCAATGGGAAGTGCGGATATGGCAGATAGAATTACCGCAAGCAAACAGAAAAAAACAAAACCTCTCGTGCTTGCATCAGAAATACAACGCTTGGCCAACCTTGAATTTTATATCAAAAGCATCGCACCGGATATAACGAAAGCCAAACTAAAATATATCCACAGAGAGCCAAAAGAGCCAAAGTTTATTTCAAATATTGAAAAAATCCAAAAGAAATATACCGAATTATCGGATAATATAACTACTGATGAAATTCCAAAGTTTTTAGACGAATTAGACAGTATTTGA
- a CDS encoding RepB family protein → MAAIDNVLKKLCANENTKKVSLTIKISSKLNDDLQYVCNTFGITKSQLIEELLDSSGLSKKAAELRVAQQSKSKQETNTI, encoded by the coding sequence ATGGCGGCAATCGATAATGTGCTTAAAAAACTGTGCGCAAACGAGAACACGAAAAAAGTCTCACTGACTATCAAAATATCATCCAAACTCAATGACGATCTGCAATACGTTTGCAATACGTTTGGCATTACGAAAAGCCAGCTAATTGAAGAGCTTTTGGATAGTTCTGGACTATCAAAAAAAGCGGCTGAGTTGAGAGTTGCGCAACAGTCAAAATCCAAACAGGAAACAAACACGATATAA
- the traN gene encoding conjugal transfer protein TraN, translating into MFFNKLKLYIGLLPFIAVSNVNAIICSDYGDFKLYNGHYYTITKNKMTFNDAKTFAENSGGYLAIPDNQAENDFIKSLLPNATYGWIGIWDPQLTSNYCYDSNCAYDDSRFITVKGTTPVYTNWAPYQPDNLVKSNDIIDGVEKISPLGEHWVAIASPGGQWADMGNHFDEYNNPARYYGIFEFDTMPECYQGETNITDSIEGKVCNTKIYDSGLDLVTDGQTFDCQTDQYGTDFCPSGLAECGSEWEYMDGYSEPHIGTTTETYQKIRVWTGRIGDNYWSGSCAHYSTSAYFNITDLDKVIEFKLKRTKFDDWIKVTVNGHIVRVGPYGGDMLEVVYSDGTNTYSSYAECNDANYGYGYCGQKVQYTTSGSTGACELSTSWNQYHNIDAKQYLIEGTNVVRIDVIVAGGGEGYAYFEGIVGQGVFNCTGGYCSVDDIGTTEITTNYTYYEYLCQNDPNEYGENWEPIDPGGPDATDPTPPPDNCRRETFTCVPAPDRKCAWVDNKWQCSPYPCISGNDIVTTDTPVGINDADNNGWDDSGNCMGQIYIFNGYDNRCRSEDIFFGLAGGGCCDKDKVFFGLIQCKDEEMKLAKLRNEDRCHYIGEYCSKEVELGFTEICVQHKQTYCCFNSKLARIINEQGRTQINKNWGEPKNPNCKGFTPEEFQKLDFSKIDMSEFFNDVTKTFNSSFIQNQANFIQDRINTNLSNIQN; encoded by the coding sequence ATGTTCTTCAACAAATTAAAACTATATATAGGACTCCTCCCCTTCATTGCGGTAAGTAATGTAAATGCAATTATATGTAGTGATTATGGTGACTTTAAACTATATAATGGACACTATTATACAATTACAAAAAACAAAATGACATTTAATGATGCAAAAACATTTGCTGAAAATAGCGGTGGCTATCTTGCGATCCCAGATAATCAAGCTGAAAATGACTTTATCAAAAGCTTACTTCCTAATGCAACTTATGGCTGGATAGGAATTTGGGATCCACAATTGACATCTAATTATTGTTATGACAGCAATTGTGCTTATGATGATAGCCGTTTCATAACTGTAAAAGGCACTACTCCTGTTTATACAAACTGGGCACCATATCAACCAGATAATCTTGTTAAATCAAACGACATCATAGATGGAGTAGAGAAAATCTCCCCTCTCGGAGAACATTGGGTAGCAATAGCATCACCTGGTGGACAGTGGGCTGATATGGGAAATCATTTTGACGAATACAATAATCCAGCACGCTATTACGGAATATTTGAGTTTGATACAATGCCTGAGTGTTACCAAGGGGAAACTAACATTACAGACTCAATTGAAGGGAAAGTATGCAATACTAAAATTTATGATAGCGGACTTGATCTTGTAACTGACGGCCAAACCTTTGATTGCCAAACAGATCAATACGGCACTGATTTTTGTCCATCAGGACTTGCCGAGTGTGGAAGTGAATGGGAATATATGGATGGATATAGCGAGCCGCACATAGGTACAACAACCGAAACATATCAGAAAATTAGAGTATGGACAGGTAGAATAGGGGATAATTACTGGAGTGGTTCATGCGCACATTATAGCACCTCTGCATATTTTAACATAACGGATCTGGATAAAGTAATAGAATTTAAACTCAAAAGAACAAAATTCGATGACTGGATCAAGGTTACAGTAAATGGGCATATTGTACGGGTAGGACCTTATGGTGGAGATATGCTTGAAGTGGTTTACTCGGATGGTACAAATACTTATTCTTCTTATGCCGAATGTAATGATGCTAATTATGGTTATGGCTATTGTGGACAAAAAGTGCAATACACTACATCAGGAAGCACTGGAGCCTGTGAATTATCCACAAGTTGGAACCAATATCACAACATCGATGCCAAACAATATTTGATAGAAGGAACAAATGTAGTAAGGATAGATGTAATCGTTGCAGGTGGTGGTGAAGGGTATGCGTACTTTGAAGGAATAGTTGGACAAGGAGTGTTTAACTGCACGGGCGGATATTGTAGTGTCGATGATATAGGAACAACTGAAATTACAACAAATTACACTTATTATGAATATTTGTGTCAAAATGATCCTAATGAATATGGCGAAAACTGGGAACCAATAGATCCAGGTGGTCCTGATGCAACGGATCCAACTCCACCACCAGATAACTGTCGTAGAGAGACATTCACTTGTGTACCTGCACCAGATCGCAAATGTGCTTGGGTAGATAACAAATGGCAATGTTCTCCTTATCCATGTATTAGTGGAAACGATATAGTTACAACGGATACTCCTGTTGGTATAAATGATGCAGATAATAATGGCTGGGATGATAGTGGTAATTGCATGGGGCAAATCTACATATTTAATGGATATGACAATAGATGTAGAAGTGAAGACATTTTCTTTGGTCTTGCAGGAGGCGGATGTTGCGATAAAGATAAGGTGTTTTTTGGACTAATTCAATGCAAAGATGAGGAAATGAAACTTGCAAAACTAAGAAATGAAGATAGATGTCACTATATAGGGGAATATTGCTCAAAAGAAGTAGAACTGGGTTTTACTGAAATATGCGTTCAACATAAACAAACATATTGTTGCTTTAATAGTAAATTAGCAAGGATCATCAATGAACAAGGTAGGACACAAATAAATAAAAACTGGGGTGAACCTAAGAATCCAAATTGCAAAGGATTTACACCAGAAGAGTTTCAGAAGCTCGATTTTAGCAAAATAGACATGAGCGAGTTTTTCAATGATGTTACAAAAACATTCAATTCAAGTTTTATTCAAAATCAGGCAAATTTTATTCAAGATAGAATTAATACAAATTTGTCAAATATACAAAATTAA
- a CDS encoding ParA family protein, with the protein MQKVITIAHQKGGVGKSTIALNLAVELGKKYPLSVIDLDYQKSISIFNENRKEVGLNPLNIISVESQKELMNIIDNADGIILIDSGGFDSDLNRIAILGADIIITPLSNNLIEIYGLEAFKKILIDLKRIRSDIKSNILLNNVNPQITKSIEELKEYIKSNSQFFNIFETILRRRVDFAKSFETGKSVVEIDRSSKASKEIDSLISEIELILQKY; encoded by the coding sequence ATGCAAAAAGTAATCACTATCGCACACCAAAAAGGTGGTGTCGGAAAATCTACGATAGCCTTAAATCTTGCAGTAGAGCTTGGCAAGAAATATCCGTTAAGCGTAATAGATTTAGACTATCAAAAAAGCATTAGTATATTTAACGAGAACAGAAAAGAAGTTGGGTTGAATCCTTTGAATATTATTTCAGTAGAAAGCCAAAAAGAGCTTATGAATATTATAGATAATGCAGATGGGATTATACTAATAGATAGTGGTGGATTTGATAGTGATCTAAATAGAATTGCTATTTTGGGAGCTGATATTATTATTACTCCTCTCTCTAACAATCTGATAGAAATCTACGGATTAGAAGCTTTTAAAAAGATATTAATAGATTTAAAACGAATAAGGTCGGATATAAAATCAAATATTCTTTTAAATAATGTCAATCCTCAAATTACAAAATCTATTGAAGAGTTAAAAGAATATATAAAATCAAATAGCCAATTTTTTAACATATTTGAAACTATATTAAGAAGAAGAGTTGATTTTGCAAAGAGTTTTGAAACAGGAAAAAGCGTAGTGGAAATTGATAGATCCAGTAAGGCTTCTAAAGAGATAGATAGCTTGATAAGTGAAATCGAGTTAATATTGCAGAAATATTGA
- a CDS encoding replication initiation protein, which translates to MSDVMTPKNDDIVRKSEAITKARYRLNPLALKFITTIIANLKRSDEADKEYIFKVKDFAELLGVTYHNIYAEMEEAVEELLKKPLHIKTDDGWLKSNWISGAEYHEGEGTITFYIFPKLRPYLLALQEKFLQYRLENILKLKSGYVIRLYEILKDWYNTLSKKSKAKKVEKIVEVKWLRETLEIPRSYQYSSGIKLRILKKAQKDLEQHTDITFTFEEIKTGRKITHIKFTIEPNPKNTKDKEETSEDYHFLKSKQRFIAYLRKYYKNRVFLIREGDGFEFKFFIGDDELVYINDGYNVEKLKFEDVDSFFENVYKEAKEDREYARLLANKKEHDKWQSF; encoded by the coding sequence ATGAGTGACGTAATGACTCCAAAAAATGACGACATAGTAAGAAAATCGGAGGCAATTACAAAGGCAAGGTATAGGCTCAACCCTCTTGCGCTTAAATTTATAACAACGATAATTGCAAATTTAAAGCGTAGCGACGAGGCTGATAAAGAGTATATTTTTAAAGTTAAAGATTTTGCTGAACTTTTGGGAGTTACTTATCATAATATTTACGCTGAAATGGAAGAAGCAGTTGAAGAACTGTTAAAAAAGCCTTTGCACATAAAAACAGATGATGGCTGGCTAAAATCCAACTGGATCAGCGGTGCTGAATACCACGAGGGCGAAGGAACTATTACTTTTTATATTTTTCCAAAATTACGCCCATATCTTTTAGCTTTGCAGGAAAAATTTTTACAATACAGGCTTGAAAATATCCTAAAGCTCAAAAGCGGATATGTGATAAGACTCTATGAAATCTTAAAAGATTGGTATAACACACTATCAAAAAAATCTAAAGCAAAAAAAGTTGAAAAAATTGTGGAAGTTAAATGGCTAAGGGAAACGCTTGAAATTCCAAGAAGTTATCAGTATTCAAGCGGTATAAAATTACGCATATTAAAAAAAGCACAAAAAGATTTGGAGCAACATACAGATATAACATTTACATTTGAGGAGATAAAAACCGGTCGTAAAATAACACATATTAAATTTACAATAGAACCAAATCCAAAAAACACAAAAGATAAAGAAGAAACTTCAGAAGATTACCATTTTCTAAAATCAAAACAACGCTTTATTGCATACCTTCGCAAATACTACAAAAATAGAGTTTTTTTAATCAGAGAAGGCGATGGATTTGAGTTTAAATTTTTCATCGGTGATGATGAGTTGGTTTATATAAACGATGGATACAATGTCGAAAAATTGAAGTTTGAAGATGTGGATAGCTTTTTTGAAAATGTTTACAAAGAAGCAAAAGAAGATAGAGAGTATGCAAGGCTTTTAGCGAATAAAAAAGAGCATGATAAATGGCAAAGTTTTTAA
- a CDS encoding RNA-guided endonuclease InsQ/TnpB family protein, producing the protein MKLAVKIKLNPTKEQYQTLLDTMEEFNNACNYISEYAFANQIYSKFKIQDAIYYDIKERFKLSSQMIIRAIAKVASQYKRDKSFCHQFRKDGAIQYDKRVMSFKGLEKVNLWTIDGRQNIEMVITGYQKRQLSRGTGQADLVLVDGVFYLLPIVDIEEPPQIDTKDFIGIDLGIVKTAVTSFGDIFDGELIEKVRQKYFKVRRSLQKKKTKSAKRRLKKIGQKEARFRRNLNHKISKEIVEVAKGTSKGIAVEKLQGIRKQTVRKRQRARHHSWGFHQLQQFLEYKCKLNGIPFVKVAPKDTSRACSRCGYVSASNRQSQSDFRCKACGFAINADLNAAINIAQRAARSISSYVSQPYAVELSTASPRLQAWGS; encoded by the coding sequence TTGAAATTAGCCGTTAAGATTAAACTCAATCCTACAAAAGAGCAATATCAAACTCTTCTTGATACGATGGAGGAGTTCAACAACGCCTGCAACTATATATCCGAGTATGCTTTTGCCAATCAAATCTATTCAAAATTCAAAATACAAGACGCTATCTACTATGACATTAAAGAGCGGTTCAAACTCTCCTCTCAAATGATAATCAGAGCTATTGCAAAAGTAGCCTCTCAATACAAAAGAGATAAATCCTTTTGCCATCAATTCAGAAAAGATGGAGCTATCCAATACGACAAAAGAGTGATGTCTTTTAAAGGGCTTGAAAAAGTCAATCTATGGACAATAGATGGCAGACAAAATATTGAGATGGTGATAACAGGCTACCAAAAGCGTCAGCTCTCAAGAGGAACGGGACAAGCCGATTTGGTGCTTGTAGATGGAGTTTTCTATCTTTTGCCGATAGTCGATATAGAAGAGCCTCCACAAATCGATACCAAAGACTTTATCGGCATAGATTTAGGTATAGTTAAAACCGCCGTAACAAGCTTTGGAGATATATTTGATGGAGAGCTTATCGAAAAGGTGCGTCAAAAGTATTTCAAGGTTAGACGCTCGCTGCAAAAGAAAAAGACCAAATCGGCTAAAAGACGGCTCAAAAAAATTGGACAAAAAGAAGCAAGATTTAGGCGAAATTTAAACCACAAAATCAGTAAAGAGATTGTCGAGGTTGCCAAAGGCACTTCCAAGGGCATTGCGGTAGAAAAACTGCAAGGCATAAGGAAGCAAACGGTTAGGAAACGACAAAGAGCAAGGCATCATTCTTGGGGATTTCATCAACTGCAACAATTTTTGGAATATAAGTGCAAACTAAACGGTATTCCGTTTGTAAAAGTTGCCCCTAAAGATACCAGCAGAGCTTGCTCAAGATGCGGATACGTTTCTGCGAGCAACCGACAATCTCAAAGCGATTTTCGATGCAAAGCGTGCGGGTTCGCTATCAATGCGGACTTGAACGCAGCCATCAATATCGCACAGCGGGCTGCGAGGAGTATCTCCTCTTATGTCAGCCAGCCCTATGCGGTAGAGTTATCTACTGCAAGCCCCCGCCTTCAGGCGTGGGGTAGCTGA
- a CDS encoding site-specific DNA-methyltransferase — protein MRIEKIEQTEAVLNEIETLKKYFPQYFDKNGKFLIEKFKASIEKSTDISKESFSLEWLGKTYSRVLTHEPARTFIKENMEWNVKEENKNSQNLLIKGDNLEVLKHMVNAYEGEIKMVYIDPPYNTGDDGFVYHDNRQFRPDELAKLAGIDIEKAKRILDFINSKSNSHSAWLTFMYPRLYIAKNLLANEGSIFISIDDNEYAQLKLLTDEIFGEENFICTFVWQKNFAPKNDNKYISISHEYILCYAKNKEKFERNLLPREDKHNKDYKNPDNDPRGPWTSGSMLATTFSEKGVFPIVSPNGKEHWPPKGRCWRYSQNKIEELIKDNRIWFGKDGNGVPRVKRFLFEMPSGIVPQSWLPYTLAGSGQDGSQEVKSIFDNKVVFPFPKPTKLIKYFIQIATNSSDIILDFFAGSGTTGDAVMQLNAEDGGDRKYILVQLPEPIDPKKNKTAYEFVKNELGLDNPTIFDITKERLVRSSKKVVSDKEKEIQEIQEKISKVKSKEKRTTKDESKLIELKEILDKKKQELDQIKSMDLGFKIFETINIPKELLEDIEELRDNLLLPKDIDTDTLLTTWKLYDGSKLTQKPIKIDLEGYTAYLVDSRLYLLNSRFTTDNLAVMLKKIDEDNSFAPSKIVANGYALSSKAQRELYEGILNFVNKKHIELEFIVRY, from the coding sequence ATGCGAATTGAAAAAATAGAACAAACAGAAGCAGTTCTAAATGAAATAGAAACACTTAAAAAATATTTTCCTCAATATTTCGATAAAAATGGAAAATTTCTCATAGAAAAGTTCAAAGCATCTATTGAAAAATCCACAGACATATCTAAAGAAAGCTTCTCTCTTGAATGGCTTGGAAAAACATATTCAAGGGTTTTAACTCACGAACCTGCAAGAACATTTATAAAAGAAAACATGGAATGGAATGTAAAAGAAGAAAATAAAAATAGTCAAAATTTACTTATCAAAGGAGATAATTTAGAGGTATTAAAACATATGGTTAATGCTTATGAGGGTGAGATCAAAATGGTATACATTGATCCTCCATATAATACTGGAGATGACGGTTTTGTATATCATGATAATAGACAATTTAGACCTGATGAATTAGCAAAACTTGCTGGTATTGATATCGAAAAAGCAAAAAGAATTTTAGATTTTATAAATAGTAAAAGTAATTCTCATTCTGCATGGCTTACATTTATGTATCCTAGACTTTATATCGCAAAAAATTTATTAGCAAACGAAGGTTCCATATTTATCAGTATAGATGACAATGAATATGCACAGTTAAAGTTATTAACTGATGAAATTTTTGGTGAAGAAAACTTCATCTGTACTTTTGTTTGGCAAAAAAACTTTGCACCGAAAAATGACAATAAGTATATCTCTATAAGCCATGAATATATTTTATGCTATGCAAAAAACAAAGAAAAATTTGAACGAAATTTACTTCCTAGAGAAGACAAGCACAACAAAGATTACAAAAATCCTGACAATGATCCAAGAGGACCTTGGACAAGTGGATCAATGTTGGCTACTACTTTTTCTGAAAAAGGAGTTTTTCCTATAGTTTCTCCAAATGGCAAAGAACATTGGCCACCTAAAGGAAGATGTTGGCGATATTCTCAAAACAAGATAGAAGAGCTGATAAAAGATAATCGTATATGGTTTGGAAAAGATGGTAATGGAGTTCCAAGAGTGAAAAGATTTTTATTTGAAATGCCTAGCGGAATAGTACCTCAAAGTTGGCTACCTTATACTTTAGCTGGAAGTGGACAAGATGGTTCTCAAGAAGTTAAATCTATTTTCGATAATAAAGTCGTTTTTCCATTTCCAAAACCAACAAAGTTAATAAAATACTTTATACAAATTGCAACGAATTCATCGGATATAATTCTTGACTTCTTCGCTGGTAGCGGAACCACAGGCGATGCAGTAATGCAACTCAACGCTGAAGATGGAGGAGATAGAAAATATATTCTTGTCCAACTTCCAGAACCGATCGATCCTAAGAAAAACAAAACAGCATATGAATTCGTCAAAAATGAACTAGGCCTTGATAATCCAACAATATTTGATATAACCAAAGAGAGACTTGTAAGATCTTCTAAAAAAGTAGTAAGCGATAAAGAAAAAGAGATTCAAGAAATTCAAGAAAAGATATCGAAAGTAAAAAGCAAAGAGAAAAGAACAACAAAAGATGAAAGCAAATTAATTGAACTGAAAGAGATTTTGGACAAAAAAAAGCAAGAACTTGATCAGATAAAGTCTATGGATTTAGGATTTAAAATTTTTGAAACAATAAATATTCCAAAAGAACTTTTAGAAGACATCGAAGAACTCAGGGATAATCTTTTGTTACCAAAAGATATTGATACCGATACTCTTCTTACCACTTGGAAGCTTTATGACGGTTCAAAACTAACGCAAAAACCAATAAAAATTGATTTAGAAGGCTATACCGCCTATCTTGTCGATAGCCGTCTCTATCTTCTAAATTCTAGATTTACCACCGATAATCTTGCGGTAATGCTAAAAAAGATAGACGAGGATAACTCCTTTGCTCCATCCAAGATTGTCGCTAACGGATACGCTTTAAGCTCTAAAGCGCAAAGAGAGCTGTACGAGGGTATTCTCAACTTTGTCAACAAAAAACATATTGAATTAGAATTTATCGTAAGGTACTAA
- a CDS encoding N-6 DNA methylase, translated as MSKLQEHIKEIKETKSGYERNMYPSIKSIFESLGHKSKNIIVDSGSELGQGIPDLVIKTEVGTKEKGKPILGDWVVCEVKDERTAFKTPGSRNKILKDKEKYITLDTNYFIMIDPERMVIRPVTVGSSLNYDSSKDIVIEWEEALKHNDQWFKEQTASIAADKSSIKVALDKFRTGDTSSIAVISLKPQDTTKAEQKRAEKAKQEFFHAIKRATILLQSATKEALEDVQPKIEEILKAIDDFEEKYDGVKKLSLEPFELQGQVIGYERALEHDEDVERIKEKVMSNISIAKLALVWLPEFRSRIGKKKEEVIQELFAIETANMILARILLLRFFEDHGFFGEKRYLCNGGIKAFQMMREYFELTYMKLLKDVYEKAKTIYYSVFEEMELDWVLGSENERLSQAIELSLMHFSKFDFTTIRGDILTGIYDRFLEGSQRKKLGEYYTKPSVARYIIDRIEIDRDDVVLDPACGSGTFLLEVFNKTIGEHIDAGVVTYEEAVSFLGLLTVVRLP; from the coding sequence ATGAGCAAGTTGCAGGAACATATTAAAGAAATCAAAGAAACAAAATCCGGTTATGAAAGAAATATGTATCCCAGTATCAAAAGTATTTTTGAATCCTTGGGACACAAATCAAAAAATATTATCGTAGATTCTGGAAGTGAACTGGGACAGGGGATACCCGATTTAGTTATCAAGACAGAAGTAGGTACCAAAGAAAAAGGAAAACCTATTCTTGGTGATTGGGTAGTTTGCGAAGTAAAAGATGAACGAACCGCATTCAAAACCCCTGGAAGCAGAAACAAGATATTAAAAGACAAAGAAAAATATATCACCCTCGATACCAACTATTTCATTATGATCGATCCGGAAAGGATGGTCATCCGTCCTGTTACGGTAGGAAGCTCCTTGAATTACGACAGCAGTAAAGATATAGTTATAGAGTGGGAAGAGGCGCTAAAACACAATGATCAATGGTTCAAAGAGCAAACCGCTAGTATAGCCGCCGATAAATCCTCAATAAAAGTAGCTTTGGATAAGTTTAGAACCGGAGATACCTCTTCTATAGCTGTTATTTCCCTTAAACCGCAGGATACTACTAAAGCAGAACAAAAAAGGGCGGAGAAAGCCAAACAAGAATTTTTTCATGCCATCAAAAGAGCAACCATTCTTCTTCAAAGCGCCACAAAGGAGGCTCTAGAGGATGTGCAGCCAAAAATTGAAGAGATTTTAAAAGCTATCGATGATTTTGAAGAAAAATATGATGGAGTCAAAAAGCTCTCTTTGGAGCCCTTTGAGCTGCAAGGACAGGTAATAGGTTATGAAAGAGCACTTGAGCATGATGAAGATGTAGAGCGTATCAAAGAAAAGGTGATGTCAAATATCTCCATCGCCAAACTGGCACTTGTATGGCTTCCTGAGTTTAGATCAAGAATTGGAAAGAAAAAAGAGGAGGTTATACAAGAACTTTTTGCCATCGAGACGGCAAATATGATATTAGCAAGAATTCTTTTGCTTCGTTTCTTCGAGGATCACGGATTTTTTGGAGAGAAAAGATATTTGTGTAATGGCGGTATCAAAGCTTTCCAGATGATGAGAGAGTATTTTGAGCTGACTTACATGAAACTGCTCAAGGATGTTTACGAAAAAGCAAAAACGATCTACTATTCGGTATTTGAAGAAATGGAGCTTGACTGGGTTCTTGGAAGCGAAAACGAACGACTTTCTCAAGCAATAGAGCTCTCTCTTATGCACTTCTCAAAATTTGATTTTACAACGATAAGAGGCGATATTCTAACGGGTATTTACGATAGATTTTTGGAAGGCTCCCAACGAAAAAAACTAGGAGAATATTACACCAAACCAAGCGTTGCAAGATATATAATCGACAGAATAGAGATAGATAGAGATGATGTCGTATTGGATCCCGCATGCGGATCGGGCACCTTTTTACTGGAGGTATTCAATAAAACTATCGGCGAACATATAGATGCGGGAGTAGTTACGTATGAAGAAGCGGTAAGCTTTTTAGGACTCCTCACTGTCGTTCGGCTTCCTTAG
- a CDS encoding DNA/RNA non-specific endonuclease, translated as MTKKIFLISILLLSLFAFESKYLPNYNIDIKCDKILHKKAFDICYSCKWKTPKMVVYQVDGNLIDSKNLSRKHLRFKPDYQLPTKCRSYSKDYSKTGFDRGHLAPNAVFDYDRKVQKETFLMSNIAPQKPKLNRRLWTKIERFVRLQARKYRKISVITGVCGSNGTLGKKRHNVNIPKWWYKIIFLPNGKTICFLVPNINTEMSRAKAKEFLVQIENIERICNISIRKE; from the coding sequence GTGACTAAAAAAATATTTTTGATATCAATATTGTTATTATCTTTATTTGCATTTGAATCAAAATATCTCCCAAACTATAACATAGATATTAAATGCGATAAAATCTTGCATAAAAAAGCATTTGATATCTGTTACTCCTGTAAATGGAAAACGCCTAAAATGGTTGTCTATCAAGTCGATGGCAATTTGATAGATAGTAAAAATTTATCAAGAAAACATTTGCGTTTTAAACCAGACTATCAGTTACCTACAAAGTGCAGAAGTTATTCAAAAGACTACTCAAAAACAGGATTTGATAGAGGACATTTAGCTCCTAATGCTGTATTTGATTATGATAGAAAAGTGCAAAAAGAGACTTTTTTAATGAGCAATATCGCTCCACAAAAACCAAAACTCAATCGTAGATTGTGGACAAAGATAGAGCGATTTGTAAGACTTCAAGCAAGAAAATATAGAAAAATAAGCGTAATAACAGGCGTTTGTGGGAGCAATGGCACATTGGGCAAAAAGAGGCATAATGTAAATATTCCAAAATGGTGGTATAAAATAATATTTTTGCCAAATGGAAAAACTATCTGCTTTTTAGTTCCTAATATAAATACGGAAATGAGTAGGGCAAAGGCAAAAGAGTTTTTGGTTCAGATAGAAAATATAGAAAGAATTTGTAATATTTCTATAAGGAAAGAATAA